In a single window of the Labeo rohita strain BAU-BD-2019 chromosome 23, IGBB_LRoh.1.0, whole genome shotgun sequence genome:
- the LOC127154847 gene encoding small integral membrane protein 4, with protein MFRKSQNLKYILSLVPGKRRFGTYRFLPVFFCIGGVMEWIMINVRIGQETFYDVYRRKQSEREYQHKIEEGLIVLTESEAK; from the exons atgtttagaaaaagtcagaaccTAAAATATATACTAAGTCTTGTACCTGGAAAAAGACGTTTTGGGACGTACAGATTTCTGCCTGTGTTTTTCTGTATCGGGGGCGTCATGGAGTGGATCATGATTAACGTGAGAATAGGACAAGAAACGTTTT ATGATGTCTACAGAAGAAAACAATCGGAGAGGGAATACCAGCACAAGATTGAGGAGGGCTTGATTGTGCTTACAGAGTCTGAAGCCAAATGA
- the kctd6b gene encoding BTB/POZ domain-containing protein KCTD6, whose amino-acid sequence MDNGDWGNRLTHPVTLNVGGHLYTTSISTLQRYPDSMLGAMFRGDFPTTRDAQGNYFIDRDGTLFRYILNFLRTSELTLPVDFMEMDLLRKEADFYQIEPLIQCLNDPKPLYPLDTFEQVVELSSTRKLSKYSNPVAVIITQLTITTKVHSLLEGISNNFTKWNKHMMDTRDCQVSFTFGPCDHHQEVSLRVHLMDYITKQGFTIRNTRVHHMSERANENTVEHHWTFCRLAYKVED is encoded by the exons ATGGATAATGGGGACTGGGGGAATAGG TTGACTCACCCAGTCACCTTAAATGTTGGAGGTCACCTCTACACAACCTCCATCTCCACTCTTCAACGTTACCCAGACTCCATGCTGGGCGCCATGTTCCGCGGTGACTTCCCCACCACGCGGGACGCTCAGGGAAACTACTTCATTGATCGGGACGGGACGCTTTTCCGCTACATATTAAACTTCCTGCGCACATCGGAGCTCACGCTTCCTGTTGACTTCATGGAAATGGACCTTCTGCGTAAAGAAGCAGACTTCTATCAGATCGAACCTTTAATCCAATGCCTCAATGACCCAAAGCCTCTGTACCCGCTGGACACCTTTGAGCAGGTGGTAGAATTGTCCAGCACCCGCAAGCTGTCTAAATACTCAAACCCAGTAGCGGTTATTATCACGCAACTAACCATAACCACCAAGGTCCACTCGCTGCTGGAAGGAATATCCAACAACTTCACTAAGTGGAACAAACACATGATGGACACCAGAGACTGTCAGGTGTCCTTCACCTTTGGACCATGTGACCACCATCAAGAGGTGTCTCTAAGGGTCCACCTCATGGACTACATCACCAAACAGGGATTCACAATCCGAAACACACGGGTGCACCACATGAGCGAGCGTGCCAATGAGAACACAGTGGAGCACCACTGGACTTTCTGCCGGCTAGCGTATAAAGTAGAAGATTGA
- the abhd6b gene encoding monoacylglycerol lipase ABHD6b isoform X2: MDQDMVNMFAIAAGTLAIPLLLFMASFMLWPSSLIKVYYWYWRRTLGLQVHYADCGGYRFCYSYRGKPGLRPSVLMLHDFSAHKDTWLPMVKYLPKHLHLLCVDMPGHEGTTRTNTDDYSIQGQVKRIRQFVEAIRLNRKPFHLVGTSMGGTVAGVYAACHPSDLCGLTLICPAGLKNQNESKFDSQMCEVEHSQYTLNIPLIPSTPEEMEEMLKLCSHVRFRVPQQILQGLVDVRIPHNDFYYEVFMEIMSENSKYALHEHIQQITTPLQVIWGKQDQVVDASGAAVLAEALPGCRVDLLENCGHSVVMERPRQTAKLILDFIISQQSTESASTKKKS; encoded by the exons ATGGATCAGGATATGGTGAATATGTTTGCCATTGCTGCAGGGACTCTTGCCATCCCTCTCCTCCTTTTCATGGCCTCTTTTATGCTGTGGCCATCATCACTCATCAAAGTCTATTACTG GTACTGGAGGAGAACTCTGGGTCTGCAGGTACATTATGCAGACTGTGGGGGTTATCGCTTCTGTTACTCATACAGGGGGAAACCAGGCCTCAGGCCGTCTGTACTCATGCTGCACGACTTCTCTGCTCACAAGGACACTTGGCTCCCTATGGTGAAG TACCTtcccaaacatctccacttgcTGTGTGTCGACATGCCGGGGCATGAGGGTACAACACGCACCAACACAGATGACTATTCAATCCAGGGCCAGGTCAAGAGAATACGGCAG TTTGTAGAGGCCATTCGGCTAAACAGAAAGCCATTCCATCTGGTGGGCACTTCAATGGGTGGGACTGTGGCCGGAGTATATGCAGCCTGTCATCCCTCAGATCTCTGCGGTTTGACCCTCATTTGCCCAGCCG GTCTGAAGAACCAAAACGAGAGCAAGTTTGACAGTCAGATGTGTGAAGTGGAGCACAGCCAGTACACGTTGAATATTCCTCTTATCCCGTCCACACCGGAGGAGATGGAGGAGATGCTGAAGCTGTGTTCTCATGTGCGGTTCAGAGTGCCTCAACAG ATTCTTCAAGGCCTGGTGGATGTACGGATACCACACAATGACTTCTATTATGAAG TTTTCATGGAAATTATGagtgaaaattcaaaatatgccTTGCATGAGCACATACAGCAAATAACTACTCCTTTACAAGTCATCTGGGGCAAACAGGACCAG GTGGTGGATGCGTCTGGGGCAGCGGTGCTTGCGGAGGCTCTTCCGGGCTGTCGTGTTGATTTGCTGGAAAACTGCGGTCATTCTGTTGTGATGGAGCGACCACGACAAACAGCCAAACTCATTTTAGATTTCATCATTTCCCAGCAGAGCACAGAGAGTGCCAGCACTAAGAAGAAATCCTGA
- the abhd6b gene encoding monoacylglycerol lipase ABHD6b isoform X1, producing MLPDPPPSLTLIQSHLYIWWLIAGQQRYHSQACIIFASHFSISACNGVPFCSAGCLVDKNKVAMDQDMVNMFAIAAGTLAIPLLLFMASFMLWPSSLIKVYYWYWRRTLGLQVHYADCGGYRFCYSYRGKPGLRPSVLMLHDFSAHKDTWLPMVKYLPKHLHLLCVDMPGHEGTTRTNTDDYSIQGQVKRIRQFVEAIRLNRKPFHLVGTSMGGTVAGVYAACHPSDLCGLTLICPAGLKNQNESKFDSQMCEVEHSQYTLNIPLIPSTPEEMEEMLKLCSHVRFRVPQQILQGLVDVRIPHNDFYYEVFMEIMSENSKYALHEHIQQITTPLQVIWGKQDQVVDASGAAVLAEALPGCRVDLLENCGHSVVMERPRQTAKLILDFIISQQSTESASTKKKS from the exons ATGCTGCCAGACCCTCCCCCATCCCTCACCCTCATTCAGTCTCATCTGTACATATGGTGGCTTATAGCAGGACAACAAAGGTATCATTCCCAAGCATGTATAATATTTGCCAgtcatttcagcatttctgcTTGTAATGGTGTGCCGTTTTGTTCTGCAGGGTGTTTAGTAGATAAAAACAAAGTTGCCATGGATCAGGATATGGTGAATATGTTTGCCATTGCTGCAGGGACTCTTGCCATCCCTCTCCTCCTTTTCATGGCCTCTTTTATGCTGTGGCCATCATCACTCATCAAAGTCTATTACTG GTACTGGAGGAGAACTCTGGGTCTGCAGGTACATTATGCAGACTGTGGGGGTTATCGCTTCTGTTACTCATACAGGGGGAAACCAGGCCTCAGGCCGTCTGTACTCATGCTGCACGACTTCTCTGCTCACAAGGACACTTGGCTCCCTATGGTGAAG TACCTtcccaaacatctccacttgcTGTGTGTCGACATGCCGGGGCATGAGGGTACAACACGCACCAACACAGATGACTATTCAATCCAGGGCCAGGTCAAGAGAATACGGCAG TTTGTAGAGGCCATTCGGCTAAACAGAAAGCCATTCCATCTGGTGGGCACTTCAATGGGTGGGACTGTGGCCGGAGTATATGCAGCCTGTCATCCCTCAGATCTCTGCGGTTTGACCCTCATTTGCCCAGCCG GTCTGAAGAACCAAAACGAGAGCAAGTTTGACAGTCAGATGTGTGAAGTGGAGCACAGCCAGTACACGTTGAATATTCCTCTTATCCCGTCCACACCGGAGGAGATGGAGGAGATGCTGAAGCTGTGTTCTCATGTGCGGTTCAGAGTGCCTCAACAG ATTCTTCAAGGCCTGGTGGATGTACGGATACCACACAATGACTTCTATTATGAAG TTTTCATGGAAATTATGagtgaaaattcaaaatatgccTTGCATGAGCACATACAGCAAATAACTACTCCTTTACAAGTCATCTGGGGCAAACAGGACCAG GTGGTGGATGCGTCTGGGGCAGCGGTGCTTGCGGAGGCTCTTCCGGGCTGTCGTGTTGATTTGCTGGAAAACTGCGGTCATTCTGTTGTGATGGAGCGACCACGACAAACAGCCAAACTCATTTTAGATTTCATCATTTCCCAGCAGAGCACAGAGAGTGCCAGCACTAAGAAGAAATCCTGA